A region from the Methylovorus glucosotrophus genome encodes:
- a CDS encoding heavy metal translocating P-type ATPase produces MSEANTPLTELDVAISGMTCASCVARVEKAILKVEGVSAASVNLATERAHIQFSSPASAERVVQAVSKAGYAATPLKAETAFSAPPEIHSGWKVATAAAFTVPLILPMLLMVVGIHFNLPGWLQWLLATPVQLWLGASFYRSAWQAVLHRSGNMDLLVALGTTAAYGLSVYMLLMGHEHLYFEAASAVITLVLLGKWLESRAKRQTTEAIRALQALRPDTAIVRRDGKELSLPLAQVRLGDLVIVRPGERIAVDGVVQEGEGQVDEALITGESMPLHKRVGDHVTGGAYNLDGLLCVKTTAIGAESTLARIIRLVEDAQVAKPDIQRLVDKVSAVFVPVVLVIALVTLLGWLLAGASGEQAILNAVAVLVIACPCALGLATPTTIMVGTGIAAKHGILIKDAQVLELAHQINAVVFDKTGTLTEGKPRLMAARAVDGDDPQHTQALVRLAASLEQGSRHPLGVALLTAAEEQQITLPMVTQLQEKVGQGLQGEVEGRTVYLGHGRWMQALGVDLAPLQAAADALQAQGHTVSWLATGNVGRVVLLGLVAFGDQIKAISAQAIASLHRLNVASVMLTGDNPRSAHYVADRVGIQTVLAEQTPETKAACIADLKKRHAVVAMVGDGINDAPALAAADISFAMSTGTDVAMHAAGVTLMRSDPALVADTIDISRRTYGKIRQNLFWAFIYNVIGIPLAAFGLLNPVIAGAAMAFSSVSVVSNALLLRRWRPPTTPDH; encoded by the coding sequence ATGTCGGAAGCGAATACCCCTTTAACCGAGCTTGATGTTGCCATCAGTGGCATGACCTGCGCCTCATGCGTCGCGCGTGTGGAAAAAGCCATTCTGAAAGTGGAGGGCGTGAGCGCGGCCAGTGTGAACCTGGCAACAGAGCGTGCCCATATCCAATTTTCCTCCCCGGCCAGTGCTGAGCGCGTGGTGCAAGCGGTCAGCAAGGCGGGCTATGCAGCCACGCCACTTAAAGCCGAAACAGCCTTTTCTGCGCCGCCAGAAATCCATAGCGGCTGGAAAGTCGCCACGGCCGCCGCGTTTACCGTGCCTTTGATACTGCCCATGTTGCTGATGGTGGTCGGCATTCATTTCAATCTCCCGGGCTGGCTGCAATGGCTGCTCGCCACGCCGGTGCAGCTCTGGCTGGGAGCATCGTTCTACCGTTCGGCATGGCAGGCAGTGCTGCATCGCAGCGGCAATATGGATCTGCTGGTGGCACTGGGCACCACCGCAGCCTATGGCTTGTCGGTCTATATGCTGCTGATGGGGCATGAGCATCTTTATTTTGAAGCCGCCAGCGCGGTGATCACGCTGGTATTGCTTGGCAAATGGCTGGAAAGCCGCGCCAAGCGCCAGACCACTGAAGCCATACGAGCCTTGCAGGCCTTGCGTCCGGATACCGCCATTGTGCGGCGTGATGGCAAAGAGCTCAGCTTGCCACTGGCGCAGGTTCGCCTGGGTGACTTGGTGATTGTGCGGCCAGGTGAACGCATTGCGGTGGATGGCGTGGTGCAGGAAGGCGAGGGCCAAGTGGATGAAGCCCTGATCACCGGGGAGAGCATGCCCTTGCACAAGCGGGTGGGCGACCATGTGACCGGTGGCGCTTATAACCTGGATGGCCTGCTGTGCGTTAAAACTACAGCCATAGGCGCCGAATCCACCCTGGCGCGGATTATCCGGCTGGTGGAAGATGCCCAAGTTGCCAAACCTGATATTCAACGCCTGGTGGACAAGGTCAGCGCCGTATTTGTGCCCGTGGTGCTGGTGATCGCGCTTGTTACCTTGCTCGGCTGGCTGCTGGCAGGCGCGAGTGGCGAGCAGGCTATTCTCAATGCCGTGGCGGTGCTGGTGATTGCCTGCCCATGTGCGCTTGGCCTGGCGACGCCTACCACCATCATGGTGGGGACGGGCATTGCCGCCAAACATGGCATTCTGATCAAGGATGCCCAGGTGCTGGAGCTTGCACATCAGATCAATGCTGTGGTGTTTGATAAAACCGGCACCCTGACCGAAGGCAAGCCGCGCTTGATGGCAGCCAGGGCGGTCGATGGTGACGACCCTCAGCACACGCAAGCGCTGGTCAGGCTGGCCGCCAGCCTGGAGCAGGGGAGCCGGCATCCGCTCGGGGTGGCTTTGCTGACGGCGGCTGAGGAACAGCAGATTACCCTGCCAATGGTCACGCAACTTCAGGAAAAAGTCGGCCAGGGCTTGCAGGGTGAAGTGGAAGGCCGCACGGTGTATCTCGGCCATGGCCGCTGGATGCAGGCACTGGGTGTGGATCTCGCGCCATTGCAGGCGGCTGCGGATGCCTTGCAGGCGCAAGGTCATACTGTATCGTGGCTGGCAACCGGCAATGTGGGGCGGGTGGTATTGCTCGGGCTGGTCGCGTTTGGTGACCAGATCAAGGCTATCAGCGCCCAGGCCATTGCCAGCCTGCACCGCCTGAATGTCGCCAGTGTGATGCTCACCGGTGATAACCCGCGCAGCGCCCATTACGTGGCCGACCGCGTGGGCATTCAAACCGTATTGGCCGAGCAGACGCCGGAGACCAAGGCGGCCTGCATTGCGGACCTTAAAAAACGCCATGCCGTAGTAGCCATGGTGGGCGATGGCATCAACGATGCGCCTGCGCTGGCAGCGGCGGATATCAGTTTTGCCATGTCCACCGGCACCGATGTCGCCATGCATGCGGCAGGCGTGACCTTGATGCGCTCGGATCCCGCGCTGGTGGCCGATACCATCGACATTTCGCGCCGCACCTATGGCAAAATCAGGCAAAACCTGTTCTGGGCATTTATCTATAACGTGATAGGCATTCCGCTGGCAGCTTTTGGCCTGCTGAACCCGGTGATAGCAGGGGCTGCCATGGCATTCAGCTCGGTGAGCGTTGTCAGCAATGCCTTGTTGTTGCGCCGCTGGCGGCCACCAACAACGCCAGACCATTAA
- a CDS encoding response regulator, which produces MKHIIVVDGFSGTRKLLCQLISNTQKQYAVDQAMNVVDAEAIIRQKRVNLVILDISKPTKNGLEALLDLKQLFPKIPVLVINGPDHAKYADHFLDIRCEGYLTKDADYAELCKAIQAILAGDSYFPSIHQSSAQLPEKSRYPKRLSSREMQIFLKTIKGMTTKSMSNELKISSSTVSVTKSNIMRKMQLRDRRELIMYALRQEWLPPNYIFQPR; this is translated from the coding sequence ATGAAACACATTATTGTCGTGGATGGTTTCTCTGGCACTCGTAAGCTGTTGTGCCAACTCATCAGTAATACCCAGAAACAGTATGCCGTGGATCAGGCCATGAATGTGGTCGATGCCGAGGCCATCATCCGCCAGAAGCGGGTGAATCTGGTCATTCTGGACATCTCCAAGCCCACCAAAAACGGCCTCGAAGCCCTGCTTGATCTCAAGCAGCTGTTTCCCAAGATTCCCGTGCTGGTGATCAACGGGCCCGACCATGCGAAATACGCAGACCACTTTCTGGATATCCGCTGCGAAGGCTACCTGACCAAGGATGCGGATTACGCCGAGCTGTGCAAGGCCATCCAGGCCATACTCGCGGGCGATTCGTACTTCCCCTCCATCCATCAGTCGAGTGCCCAGTTGCCGGAGAAATCACGGTATCCCAAGCGCCTGTCCTCCCGGGAAATGCAGATATTTCTCAAGACCATCAAGGGCATGACCACGAAATCCATGTCCAATGAGCTGAAAATCAGCTCCAGCACGGTCAGCGTCACCAAATCCAACATTATGCGCAAAATGCAGTTGCGCGACCGGCGTGAGCTGATCATGTACGCGTTGCGGCAAGAGTGGTTGCCGCCCAATTATATTTTCCAGCCTCGTTAA
- a CDS encoding oxidoreductase, producing the protein MKKRVAIVTGASSGIGEATAELLANSGYKVYGTSRKADQVSNRPYKMITLDVTSEASVAAALKQVIDIEGQIDLLVNNAGFGVAPGGAEESSIEQTQRIFDTNFFGLVRMTRAVLPYMRKQGAGRIINIGSILGLIPAPYMATYAATKHAVEGYSESIDHELRTQGIRVSVIEPAYTNTQFESNTQELDSKLAEYATARKALAKLIKISVAAGDDPGVVAEVVLKAASAKNPKLRYAAGKLARRLSLLRRFAPAALVDMGIRKEMKLDSLDSIASQA; encoded by the coding sequence ATGAAAAAAAGGGTCGCAATCGTAACAGGCGCTTCATCCGGCATTGGTGAAGCGACAGCAGAATTACTCGCAAACTCGGGTTACAAGGTCTATGGCACCAGCCGCAAAGCAGATCAGGTAAGTAATCGACCTTACAAGATGATCACACTGGATGTGACCAGCGAGGCCTCAGTCGCAGCCGCATTAAAGCAAGTCATTGATATCGAAGGCCAGATTGATCTGCTGGTGAATAACGCAGGCTTCGGCGTAGCCCCGGGAGGCGCGGAGGAAAGCTCCATCGAGCAAACCCAGCGGATATTTGATACCAACTTTTTTGGCCTTGTCCGCATGACGCGAGCCGTTTTGCCTTATATGAGAAAGCAGGGCGCGGGCAGAATTATCAATATCGGCTCTATCCTGGGCCTGATACCCGCACCCTACATGGCGACCTATGCCGCCACCAAGCACGCGGTAGAAGGCTACTCCGAATCCATCGATCATGAGCTGCGCACCCAGGGCATCCGGGTCTCGGTAATAGAGCCTGCCTATACCAACACGCAATTTGAATCCAACACCCAGGAGCTAGACTCCAAGCTGGCGGAATACGCGACAGCACGTAAAGCCCTCGCCAAATTGATCAAAATTTCCGTGGCCGCTGGAGATGACCCTGGCGTAGTCGCCGAAGTCGTATTGAAAGCGGCCAGTGCCAAAAACCCCAAGCTTCGATATGCCGCCGGAAAGTTAGCGCGGCGCTTGAGCCTGCTGAGAAGATTTGCACCTGCAGCATTGGTGGATATGGGTATTCGCAAAGAAATGAAACTGGACTCACTCGACAGCATCGCCAGCCAGGCATAA
- a CDS encoding TetR/AcrR family transcriptional regulator, giving the protein MKKATTPRNTINRKETTHKRIVETAARAIRRSGYDGTGVADIMKEAGLTHGGFYAHFSSRDAMLAEAADLAGADTLAIAESIFAEAPQEQALFALMNAYLSNEHMANIESGCALAALGSEMPRQAPEVRKASTRRIKEMISLVESRLTGPDAHEKALLAISTMVGTLLLARAVDEPELSQDFRQAALSHYKAIK; this is encoded by the coding sequence ATGAAAAAAGCAACGACACCACGTAACACCATCAATCGCAAAGAAACAACGCATAAACGCATTGTAGAAACCGCGGCCCGCGCTATTCGCCGCAGTGGTTACGATGGCACTGGCGTAGCCGATATCATGAAAGAGGCAGGTCTTACGCATGGTGGCTTTTATGCCCATTTTTCCTCTCGCGATGCCATGTTGGCAGAGGCGGCGGATCTGGCAGGCGCCGACACTCTTGCCATCGCAGAAAGCATATTTGCCGAGGCACCTCAGGAGCAGGCGCTATTTGCCCTCATGAATGCCTATTTATCCAATGAACACATGGCCAATATTGAATCGGGTTGCGCCTTAGCTGCGCTGGGTTCAGAAATGCCACGTCAGGCGCCAGAAGTGAGAAAAGCGTCTACGCGCCGTATCAAGGAAATGATCAGCCTGGTTGAAAGCCGGCTGACAGGCCCCGATGCTCATGAGAAAGCACTACTCGCTATATCCACCATGGTCGGGACATTGTTGTTGGCACGTGCGGTTGATGAGCCTGAGCTGAGTCAGGATTTTCGGCAGGCAGCGTTATCGCACTACAAAGCCATCAAGTAA
- a CDS encoding DUF1345 domain-containing protein produces the protein MSMVIPEPLKRRPRLLMALIAGLAMGLLLPYDWDLVTRLLVTWNGVVWFYLILIIWLISHTSHADIRRIAEQEDKGAMAVLAVLCLGSILSLVAIGFELASLEDVTRAARVLHYALTAITIFGSWLLVGMVFTLHYAHSYYLSDKKHRPLKFPDDAVELSYWDFLYFASTIAVAAQTSDVAVMNTSTRKAVTAQSILSFIFNVAFIGLLINLAGSMIGGN, from the coding sequence ATGAGCATGGTGATACCTGAACCGTTAAAACGTCGTCCCCGCCTGTTGATGGCGCTCATCGCCGGCCTTGCCATGGGGCTGTTGCTGCCTTATGACTGGGATCTGGTCACGCGCCTGCTGGTCACATGGAATGGCGTGGTGTGGTTTTACCTTATCCTCATCATCTGGCTCATATCTCACACCAGCCATGCCGACATCCGCCGGATTGCCGAACAGGAAGACAAAGGCGCCATGGCCGTGCTGGCCGTGCTCTGTCTGGGCTCCATACTCAGCCTGGTGGCGATAGGCTTTGAGCTGGCATCGCTGGAAGATGTGACCCGTGCGGCGCGCGTGCTGCATTATGCGCTCACGGCGATTACCATTTTCGGCTCCTGGCTGCTGGTTGGCATGGTATTCACCCTCCATTACGCCCACTCGTATTATCTTTCTGACAAAAAGCATCGCCCGCTGAAATTCCCCGACGATGCCGTGGAGCTGAGTTACTGGGATTTTCTTTATTTCGCCAGCACAATTGCCGTGGCGGCGCAGACCTCGGATGTGGCCGTGATGAACACCAGCACACGCAAGGCCGTTACTGCTCAGTCCATCCTCAGTTTCATTTTCAATGTGGCGTTTATCGGCCTGCTGATCAACCTCGCCGGAAGCATGATAGGCGGGAATTAA
- a CDS encoding DUF4142 domain-containing protein — MAAMPCFAAALSMQDEMFLKNAVKASVMEMEFNRLAVVHSKTPAVKEYAQRVLKDNEKCGDKLKRMALKLELELQEEPSLVEKLRLHLMSAKNGKPFDLAFIEDIGVEAHQDEVELFERAAAKVENPELKAFAAQNLPMLKQHLEAGKRLEISLKEPPH, encoded by the coding sequence ATGGCCGCAATGCCTTGTTTTGCTGCGGCTTTATCCATGCAGGATGAGATGTTCCTGAAAAATGCCGTCAAAGCCAGCGTGATGGAGATGGAGTTTAATCGCCTGGCGGTCGTGCACAGCAAAACGCCGGCGGTAAAGGAATATGCGCAACGTGTATTAAAAGACAATGAAAAGTGCGGGGACAAGCTGAAGCGCATGGCCCTGAAGCTGGAACTGGAGCTGCAGGAAGAGCCCAGCCTGGTGGAGAAGCTGCGATTGCATTTGATGTCTGCCAAAAATGGCAAACCGTTTGATCTGGCATTCATCGAGGATATTGGCGTGGAAGCGCATCAGGATGAAGTCGAGTTATTCGAAAGGGCGGCTGCCAAGGTGGAAAATCCAGAGCTGAAAGCGTTTGCCGCTCAAAACCTGCCCATGCTGAAGCAGCATCTTGAAGCGGGTAAACGGCTGGAAATATCGCTCAAGGAACCGCCGCACTAA
- a CDS encoding SDR family oxidoreductase, with product MPTDNQVLEGSHGHDHRDMQQPPQQQHQQPGREEDMEPRPQYIDPAYKASGKLKGKVALITGGDSGIGRAVAVHFAAEGANVAIIYYTDAEEEDAYKTLDILSDYGVYAEVFQGDISEVSFSRSVVDQILNKFGQLDIVVNNAAQQFEQKSLVDIAPSQLEQTFKVNVFGMFYLTQAALPHLKKGGRIINTASVTAYKGNPVLLDYSATKGAIVAFTRSLAQQLSEQGITVNAVAPGPIWTPLIPASFSAEKVEKFGHDTPMGRPGQPSEVAPAYVFLASNDSSYISGQVIHPNGGTSVNG from the coding sequence ATGCCAACAGATAACCAGGTATTAGAGGGCTCTCACGGGCACGATCATCGCGACATGCAGCAACCTCCGCAGCAGCAACACCAGCAGCCGGGCCGTGAAGAAGACATGGAGCCGCGTCCCCAGTATATTGACCCTGCTTACAAGGCCAGCGGCAAGCTGAAAGGCAAGGTGGCGCTGATTACCGGAGGGGATAGTGGAATAGGGCGTGCAGTGGCGGTGCATTTCGCCGCAGAGGGCGCCAATGTAGCGATCATCTACTACACCGACGCCGAAGAAGAGGATGCCTACAAGACGCTGGATATCCTGAGCGACTATGGTGTGTATGCCGAGGTATTCCAGGGCGATATCAGCGAGGTCAGCTTTTCCCGCAGTGTGGTGGACCAGATACTGAACAAATTTGGCCAGCTGGATATCGTGGTCAACAATGCGGCGCAGCAGTTTGAGCAGAAGAGCCTGGTGGATATTGCGCCATCGCAGCTGGAGCAGACGTTTAAGGTGAATGTGTTCGGCATGTTTTACCTCACGCAGGCAGCGCTGCCACACTTGAAAAAAGGCGGCCGCATTATCAACACAGCCTCTGTTACAGCTTATAAAGGTAATCCGGTACTGCTGGATTATTCCGCCACCAAGGGCGCCATCGTGGCCTTTACGCGTTCCCTGGCGCAGCAATTGAGCGAGCAGGGGATTACCGTCAACGCCGTGGCCCCCGGTCCGATCTGGACTCCATTGATTCCCGCCAGCTTCTCCGCAGAAAAGGTGGAGAAGTTCGGACATGACACCCCGATGGGCCGCCCCGGCCAGCCGAGTGAAGTGGCCCCGGCGTATGTCTTCTTAGCCTCTAATGACAGCTCGTATATCAGCGGGCAAGTCATACACCCCAACGGCGGCACCTCGGTTAACGGCTGA
- a CDS encoding succinylglutamate desuccinylase/aspartoacylase domain-containing protein has protein sequence MYFHSQTFKAPADGPRLIVLGAVHGNETCGTQAILRVLDEIAAGSISILRGSVTFVPITNPLAYQHHRRSGDRNLNRNLFPNAQPVEFEDHIANWLCPLLAQHEVLLDLHSFHTDGEPFALIGPLDNNGPLEPFSHAAKEEGLARHLGVQRFVDGWLDTYARGVARRQAMNPEATPAAESDLRYGVGTTEYMRTVGGYGLTLECGQHDDPAAPEVAYRAILNTLAYLGISGEAAPAAVAQAESLRIYEVVDRASDQDTFVKVWRSFDAVQAGELIGTRGSGEDVYAEEGGYILFPNPDAASGQEWFYLAKAVKRI, from the coding sequence ATGTATTTTCATTCGCAAACTTTTAAAGCACCGGCAGACGGCCCCCGGCTGATTGTGCTGGGCGCAGTGCATGGCAATGAAACCTGCGGCACGCAGGCGATTCTGCGCGTGCTGGATGAAATCGCAGCGGGCAGTATTTCCATACTGCGTGGCTCCGTAACCTTTGTGCCGATCACCAATCCTCTGGCATACCAGCATCACCGCCGCAGTGGTGACCGCAATCTCAATCGCAATTTATTCCCGAATGCCCAGCCGGTGGAGTTTGAAGACCACATCGCCAACTGGCTGTGCCCCTTGCTCGCCCAGCATGAGGTGTTGCTCGACCTGCATTCGTTTCATACTGATGGCGAGCCATTTGCGCTGATTGGCCCGCTGGATAACAACGGCCCGCTCGAGCCTTTCTCCCATGCAGCAAAAGAAGAAGGCCTGGCCCGGCATCTGGGCGTGCAGCGTTTTGTCGATGGCTGGCTGGATACCTATGCGCGTGGTGTTGCACGGCGGCAGGCCATGAACCCGGAAGCCACCCCGGCCGCCGAGAGTGATTTGCGCTATGGGGTAGGCACCACGGAATACATGCGCACGGTGGGCGGCTACGGCCTGACCCTGGAATGCGGGCAGCATGACGACCCCGCCGCGCCGGAGGTAGCCTACCGCGCGATTCTCAATACGCTCGCTTATCTGGGAATATCGGGGGAAGCAGCACCGGCTGCCGTAGCCCAGGCGGAATCATTGCGCATTTACGAGGTCGTAGATCGTGCCAGTGATCAGGATACTTTCGTCAAGGTCTGGCGCAGCTTTGATGCTGTGCAGGCGGGCGAGCTGATTGGTACGCGCGGCAGTGGCGAAGACGTGTATGCAGAGGAGGGGGGCTATATCCTGTTCCCCAATCCTGATGCGGCTAGCGGGCAAGAGTGGTTTTATCTGGCCAAGGCGGTGAAGCGTATCTGA
- a CDS encoding KGG domain-containing protein has product MAQKQSNRGFAAMDAAKQREIASMGGKAAHQKGSAHEFTSQEARLAGQKGGQAAHRKGTAHQFDSQSAREAGRKGGQH; this is encoded by the coding sequence ATGGCTCAAAAGCAAAGCAACCGCGGGTTTGCCGCAATGGACGCTGCCAAGCAGCGAGAGATCGCCAGCATGGGCGGCAAAGCCGCTCACCAGAAGGGCTCTGCGCATGAATTCACCTCGCAGGAAGCCCGGCTCGCAGGACAGAAAGGCGGGCAAGCTGCACACCGCAAGGGCACAGCCCATCAATTTGACTCCCAGTCGGCCCGTGAAGCTGGCCGCAAGGGCGGTCAACATTAA
- a CDS encoding YceI family protein gives MSVVHTRFRSALLPLALFSLAAFSLPAQADWILNPQASDLSFVSIKKNSIAEIHHFKELSGSISDAGAFSLSIKLASVDTGIAVRDERMRNMLFDTAMFPSASVSGKTPANDYSSLPAGTSRIESLKFTLDLHGKNVELNSKVRVTSLSNNKLLISTIQPVIVDAANFELVAGIEKLREVAQLPAISTAVPVTLNLVFDRQ, from the coding sequence ATGTCAGTTGTTCACACCCGCTTTAGGTCTGCGCTTTTACCCCTTGCCTTGTTTTCCCTTGCCGCATTTTCACTTCCAGCGCAGGCGGATTGGATACTCAACCCACAGGCCTCGGACCTCAGTTTCGTTTCCATCAAAAAGAACAGCATCGCCGAAATCCACCACTTCAAGGAGCTGAGCGGCAGCATCAGCGATGCCGGTGCCTTTAGCCTAAGCATCAAGCTCGCCAGTGTGGATACCGGCATCGCCGTGCGGGATGAACGCATGCGCAACATGCTGTTTGATACCGCCATGTTCCCCAGCGCCTCGGTCAGCGGCAAAACGCCCGCCAATGATTACAGCAGCCTGCCCGCAGGCACCAGCCGCATTGAGAGCCTGAAATTTACACTCGATTTGCATGGCAAGAACGTGGAGCTCAATAGCAAGGTGCGCGTCACCAGCCTGAGCAACAACAAGCTGCTGATCAGTACCATTCAGCCGGTGATTGTGGACGCGGCGAATTTTGAGCTGGTGGCCGGCATCGAAAAGCTGCGCGAAGTCGCTCAGCTGCCTGCGATCAGCACCGCGGTGCCCGTTACCCTCAATCTGGTGTTTGATCGGCAATAA
- a CDS encoding four-helix bundle copper-binding protein: MLGSILGKATSGQHDPVDMHIKTCTEDCFHCARWCELCVTECIQMDTPGMSHMTALCRDCAESCFMAIKFMSRKSPYFFMTCHVCAEICDACAAACEQHAIEHADNEIFHNCAAACRQCAERCLEADALIKNAVEH; this comes from the coding sequence ATGCTAGGTTCTATTCTTGGTAAAGCCACGTCTGGTCAACATGATCCCGTGGACATGCACATCAAGACCTGTACTGAGGATTGCTTTCATTGCGCGCGCTGGTGTGAGCTTTGCGTGACGGAATGCATACAGATGGATACGCCGGGGATGTCGCACATGACGGCCTTGTGCCGCGATTGTGCCGAAAGCTGCTTCATGGCGATCAAATTCATGTCGCGCAAGTCGCCCTATTTTTTCATGACGTGCCATGTGTGCGCTGAAATCTGCGATGCCTGTGCTGCGGCATGCGAACAACATGCCATCGAGCATGCGGATAACGAGATCTTCCATAATTGCGCTGCTGCATGCCGCCAATGTGCCGAGCGTTGCCTGGAAGCGGATGCGTTGATCAAAAATGCCGTGGAGCACTGA